One Streptomyces sp. SAI-135 DNA segment encodes these proteins:
- a CDS encoding SPFH domain-containing protein has protein sequence MTTTASPTPESEGHARPARLIQNESTTEIPVHLLFRDDPDPVSVPLKPAVVARRQGTGEQPRLRRPDRLTPRPAPDVDPDLSERPARVLPGSVGVLAGTCGLAGCAVTSWWAGVLPRLALEALRVPAFAGAGLGPAQWAAYAGAGALGLFGFGGLARGRTGRAWVLGLFGRYRGTVRRTGLMWVNPLLLRRRVDVRLRHWRGEPMPAADASGVALRVVVLVVWRVRDTARATLGVDDHETYLRECVEAALARVPVEAPGSGRGSADTAGEALTRLVAAETAPVGVEVFSVQPLRVEYAPEVAAAMHRRRIAALDAQQRATMLTSVVDSVEDTVTRLTMRGLVELDDYERKALVKDLTVAFCAGRGEQGA, from the coding sequence ATGACTACGACCGCTTCACCCACACCGGAGTCCGAGGGGCACGCCCGCCCGGCCCGGCTCATCCAGAACGAGTCGACCACCGAGATCCCGGTCCACCTGCTCTTCCGTGACGACCCGGACCCGGTGTCGGTGCCGCTGAAGCCCGCGGTGGTGGCCCGCAGGCAGGGCACCGGCGAACAGCCCCGGCTGCGCAGACCCGACCGGCTCACCCCGCGACCCGCCCCCGACGTGGATCCCGACCTGTCCGAGCGTCCCGCCCGGGTGCTGCCGGGCTCGGTGGGTGTCCTCGCCGGCACCTGCGGACTGGCCGGGTGCGCGGTCACCTCGTGGTGGGCCGGCGTACTGCCGAGGCTGGCCCTGGAGGCGCTCCGGGTCCCGGCGTTCGCGGGCGCGGGCCTCGGTCCGGCCCAGTGGGCGGCGTACGCCGGTGCCGGTGCCCTCGGTCTGTTCGGCTTCGGCGGACTGGCCCGCGGCCGGACCGGGCGGGCCTGGGTGCTCGGTCTGTTCGGCCGCTACCGGGGGACCGTCCGGCGCACCGGCCTGATGTGGGTCAACCCGCTGCTGCTGCGCCGCCGGGTCGACGTACGGCTGCGGCACTGGCGCGGTGAGCCGATGCCGGCCGCCGACGCGAGCGGGGTCGCGCTGCGGGTCGTCGTCCTCGTGGTGTGGCGGGTGCGGGACACCGCGCGGGCCACGCTCGGCGTGGACGACCACGAGACGTATCTGCGCGAGTGCGTCGAGGCCGCGCTCGCCCGGGTCCCGGTGGAGGCACCGGGCTCCGGCCGGGGCTCGGCCGACACGGCGGGGGAGGCGCTGACCCGGCTGGTGGCCGCGGAGACCGCGCCCGTCGGCGTCGAGGTGTTCTCGGTGCAGCCGCTGCGCGTCGAGTACGCCCCCGAGGTCGCCGCCGCGATGCACCGCCGCCGGATCGCCGCGCTGGACGCCCAGCAGCGGGCCACCATGCTGACCTCGGTGGTGGACTCGGTGGAGGACACGGTCACCCGGCTGACCATGCGGGGCCTGGTGGAGCTGGACGACTACGAACGCAAGGCGCTGGTCAAGGACTTGACGGTGGCGTTCTGCGCGGGGCGTGGAGAACAAGGGGCGTAG
- a CDS encoding lytic polysaccharide monooxygenase, which produces MRKKTKWYAAVVGLATTGAVVLSSGGASGHGYTDLPISRQKLCQNGTVANCGSIQWEPQSVEGPKGFPAGGPADGQICNAGLSQFSQLSAPRTPSGTAWPATKVTGGQSYTFRWQFTAMHATTDFKYYVTKAGWNQSHNLARSDLNLTPFLTVPYNGQRPPSTLSHSGTLPSGLSGRHVIVAVWTIADTANAFYACSDVTF; this is translated from the coding sequence ATGCGCAAAAAGACCAAGTGGTACGCCGCCGTGGTGGGTCTCGCCACCACCGGCGCCGTCGTGCTCTCCTCCGGCGGCGCCAGCGGCCACGGCTACACCGACCTCCCCATCAGCAGGCAGAAGCTCTGCCAGAACGGCACGGTGGCGAACTGCGGCTCGATCCAGTGGGAGCCGCAGAGCGTCGAGGGCCCGAAGGGCTTCCCGGCCGGCGGGCCCGCGGACGGGCAGATCTGCAACGCCGGCCTGAGTCAGTTCAGCCAGCTCAGCGCACCGAGGACACCGTCGGGTACCGCGTGGCCTGCGACGAAGGTGACGGGCGGGCAGAGCTACACGTTCCGCTGGCAGTTCACCGCCATGCACGCTACGACCGACTTCAAGTACTACGTCACCAAGGCGGGCTGGAACCAGAGCCACAACCTGGCCCGCTCCGACCTCAACCTCACCCCGTTCCTGACCGTCCCCTACAACGGCCAGCGCCCCCCGTCCACCCTCTCGCACAGCGGCACCCTGCCGTCCGGGCTCAGCGGACGGCATGTGATCGTCGCGGTGTGGACGATCGCCGACACGGCGAACGCGTTCTACGCCTGCTCGGACGTCACGTTCTGA